TACAGCCGGGATGGCCGCCCCGCGTATTCATTCAAAAGCTCGGTGAGCTCCCGGTTGAAAGCTTCGTCCGTTCTTGTAGTGATCGTATGCCGCTTCCAGTTCAATGACCGCGTTCATCAGCGTCTCGGGGATATACTGTCCCCCGTGGACGCCGAAGCGTCCTTTTGGATTGGTCATGCTCTCGCTCCCTTTCTGACTGCGGCCACAAAGGCCGCCATTTTTTCCGGATCCTTGCCCCATCCGTCTCAATACCGGAGCTGACATCCACCGCATAGGGGTGAAGCCGCTCCACCGCCCCTTCCACATTATCCGGCCCCAGCCCGCCGGCCAGGAAATAGGGCCGCCGGAGCTGCCGGAGCATACTCCAGTCAAAAACGGTTCCCGTACCCGCACCGGCATCCAGCAGATATGGTCAGCAGCACTGGCCTCGGCGCGGAGGACATCCTGAACCGTGGCGATCCGGAATGCCTGGATAATGGGCTTTGGGGTAAGCATCCGCAGCCGGTCAACATAGTCCCCGCCCTCGCTGCCGTGAAGCTGGGCCAGGTCGATCACACCGCGGTTCAGCAGGCGGGCCACTGTCTCTGCTGTCTCGTTGACAAATACGCCCACCGCCTGAATGTTCGGGTCCAGTAATTCCTTCAATTCAGCGGCCCCTTTGGGTGCGATATATCGTTTGCTTTCAGGGGCAAATACAAATCCGATATACTCCGGCCTCAGCTGATTTGCGGCCAGAATATCCCGGGGGCGGGACAGGCCGCACAGCTTGATTTTTTGTCATGCTCCGCCTCGCAGTCCGGCCAGAGCGGCCTTTTTATCGGCCGCCCGCATCAGAGTTTCTCCAATCAGGACTCCGTCCGCTCCCAGCTCTCGGAGCACTGCGACGTCTCCGGCGCTGCGGACGCCGCTTTCGGAAACAAACAGCACCTCGCGGGGATCAGCGCCCTGAGCCGGCGGCTGTTGTCCGGGTCCACAGAGAAATCCTTCAGGCTGCGGTTGTTCACCCCGATGATCCGCGCCCCTGCCCGGAGGGCAGTTTCCGCCTCCGCCTCGTTGTGGACCTCCACCAGTGCGGACAGGCCCAGCTCATCGCAGGTGTGCAGGTACTCCCGGATCTGCCGCTCCGTCAAAATGGCACAGATCAGCAGGACTGCCGACGCCCCCAGCACCTTCGCCTCATAGATCATGTATTCGTCTACGGTAAAGTCCTTCCGCAGGCAGGGGATGGAGGCCGTCCGGGCGATCTCCTGCAAATGCCGGCCGCTGCCCAGAAACCATTTGGGCTCAGTGAGCACTGAGATGCAGTCTGCACCCGCCGCCTCATAGTCCAGTGCAATTTGCAGGTAGGGATACTCCGGGGCGATGAGTCCCTTGGAGGGCGAGGCCCGCTTGCACTCACAGATGAAAGAGAGTCCGTCTTTTCTCAGGGCTTTCTCAAACCCAAAATCTCCTTTGAGGAGAGAAAGGGCCTGCAGACGCAGCTCCTCCAGAGGGACAGAGCTCTTGGACGCCGCCACCCGCTCCCGGGCATGGCCGGCCAGCTGGTCCAGTATGGTCATGCCTCCACCTCCGGCCGTTGCTGACCGCGATCAGCTGCTCCAGCACGGCGGCGGCCTTTCCTGTATCAATGAGCTCCGCCGCCAGGGCCACGCCGTCCTTCATGCTATCGGCTTTGCCGCCGATGTACAGGGCCGCCCCGGCGTTGAGCAGCACCGCGTTCCGCTTGGCGCCCCGCCCGCCGCTCAAAATAGTCTGGGTGATGGCAGCGTTCTCCTCCGGCGTCCCGCCCTTCAGTTCCTCTTTTGTGCAGCGGTCAAAGCCAAAATCCTCCGGGGTGATGACCGAGGACTTGAACCAGCCGTCCCGGATCTCGCAGATGGTGGTGGGCGCACTCAGGGAGATCTCGTCCAGCTTGTCCTGTCCGTATACCACCATGCCCCGCTTGATCCCCAGATTGATGAGCACCTGAGCCAGGGGCTCCACCAGATAGTCGTCATAGACCCCAGCAGCTGCCGGACCGGCGTCCCGGGGTTGGTCAGCGGGCCGAGGATATTGAATACCGTGCGGAAGCCCAGCTCCTTGCGGATGGCTCCCACATATTTCATGGAGGTGTGGTAATCCTGGGCGAAGAAAAAGCACATTCCCACGTCCCGGAGTAGCTCCACGCACTTTTCGGGGCTCTGGTGGATGTTGACCCCCAGTGCCTCCAGACAGTCCGCCGTGCCGCACAGGGAGGAGGCCGCCCGGTTTCCGTGCTTGGCCACCTTCATGCCCCTGCCGCCGCCACCAGGGCGGCGGTGGTGGAGATGTTGAAGCTGCCGGCGTTGTCTCCGCCGGTGCCCACGATCTCAAAGAGCTCCATGCCGGTCTCCACCTTGATGGCGTGGCCCCGCATGGCGGCGGCGCATCCGGCGATCTCGTCGGTGGTCTCCGCCCGGGCGCTCTTGGTGGAGAGGGCGGCAAGAAAAGCGGCGTTTTGGGTGGGCGTGGTCTCGCCGCCCATGATCTCATTCATCACGGTGTAGGCCTCCTCGTAGGTGAGGTCCCCTTTATTGACGATCTTGACGATGGCTTCTTTGATCATGGTTTACATCTCCTTTATGAAGTTTTGCAGCATGGTTTTCCCGTCGGGCGTCAAAATGGACTCCGGGTGGAACTGTACGCCGTAGATTGGATACGCCCTGTGCTGTACCGCCATGACCTCTCCGTCCTCGGTTCTGGCAGTGATTTTCAGGCACTCCGGAAGGGTTTCGGCGTCCGCCGCCAGGGAGTGATACCGCCCCACAAGGGCTGTTTCCGGACAGCCCCGGAACAGCGGGCAGTCCAGATCGAATCGGACCTGGGACTGCTTCCCGTGCATCAGCGCCTTGGCGTAGGTAATGGAGGCGCCAAAGGCGGCGCAGATGGCCTGGTGCCCCAGACAGACCCCCAGAATGGGGATCTCATGCCCCAGGGCGGTCACCACCTCCATGGTGATTCCCGCGTCCTCCGGCCTCCCCGGGCCGGGGGAGAGGATGATCCGTTCCGGCTGAAGCGCCCGAATTTCTTCTGCGGTCATCTCATCATTGCGGATGATCCAGATATTCGGCTCGAATTCCCCAACAAGCTGGTACAGATTGTAGGAAAAGCTGTCATAGTTATCGATCAGCAGGATCATAGCTCCGCCTCCTGTGCAAGCTCCAGCGCCCTCAGGGACGCCCGCGCCTTGTTCATACATTCCTCAAATTCCTGCTCCGGGACCGAATCGGCCACGATCCCTGCTCCGCTTCTCACAAACACCCTGCCGTTCTTCTGATAGGCGATCCGGATGGCGATGCAGGTGTCCATATTCCCGGTGAAGTCGATGTAGCCGATGGCCCCGCCGTAGATGCCCCGCTTGTTGTTCTCCAGCTCTGCGATCAGCTGGCAGGCCCGGAGCTTAGGCGCTCCGGAGAGGGTCCCGGCGGGCAGCACCGCCTCGATGGCGTCCAGCGCGTCCTTGTCCTCCCGGAGCTCTCCCCGTACGGTGGAGCCGATGTGCATGACATGGGAGAAGCGCTCAATGGTGTGGAACTTCTCCACCTGGACCGTACCGAACCGGCTGATCTTCCCAAGATCGTTCCGCCCCAGATCCACCAGCATATTGTGCTCCGCCAGCTCTTTCTCATCGGAGAGCAGCTCTGTCTCCAGAACCTGGTCCTCCTCCGGGGTCTTTCCCCTGGGCCGGGTGCCCGCGAGAGGGAAGGTGTGGAGCACGCCGTTTTCCAGCTTGACCAGAGTCTCCGGCGACGCCCCCGCCACCTCCACATCTGTTCCGGAAAAATAGAACATATAGGGGGAGGGGTTAAGGGTGCGCAGCACCCGGTAGGTGTTGAACAGGCTGCCCTCAAAGGGGGCCGACAGGCAGTTGGAGAGGACGATCTGAAAAATATCCCCTTCCCGGATGTGGACCTTGGCCTGCTCCACCATTCGGCAGAAGTCCTCCCGGCCGAACAGCGGCGTCACCGGGCCCAGGAGCCGCCCGGCACGGTCCTGCTTCTTTGCTCCGGTCCGCAGCAGCTCCACAAGCTGTCTGAGCTCCAGCACCGCCTTGTTGTAGCTGGTCTCCGGCTCGTCCAGGGACATATTGACCATGAGAATGAGCTTCTGCCGCAGATGGTCAAAGGCAATGACCTTGTCAAAGAGCATCAGATCAAGATCCCGAAATTCCTCGCTGTCCTCCACCTCCGCCCGGACGGACGGCTCGCTGTACCCCAGATAGTCATAGGAGAAGTATCCCACAAGCCCGCCGGTGAAGGGAGGGAGATGGTCAAAGCGGGGGCTTTTGTGCTCCTCCAGGACCTGACGCAGGTAAGCGGATGGGTCCGCCGTTGGGAAGTGAAGGCATCCGGCCCGCATCTCCCCGTTCCTGCAGGTGATCTCAAGACTGGGATCAAAGCCCAGGAAGGTGTAGCGTCCCCAGGTCTCATGGCTGGCTGCGGACTCCAGCATATAGCAGTGGGTGGAAACCTGCTTCAGGATGCGCATGGCTTCTATGGGCGTGGTGAAGTCAGACAGGATCTCACAGCTCACCGGCAGCACCCGGTATCGTCTGGCGGAATCGATCTCCTGGACTTTCTCCAATGTGGGAACGATCTGCATGGTCTGCACCTCCAAATAAAAATGCTCCTCTGGCGTTTCTGCAGAGGAGCAAAAAATCGCCCTTGACAGAAACTACGGTCTGTCAAGGACGAATAAAACACATTATCCGCGGTGCCACCTTGATTCACGGCATGACCCGTGCGCTTAGCGGGATACCAACATATCCCCGGCAAATGACGTCTGCCTGCAACGTCGCAGCATACTCTGTGAATCTCACATTTGACTGCGCCCTCAGCGGTCCATTTGACAACTTGTTTCTTACCTGACTCTCAGCACCACAGGCTCTCTGTAAAGGCATGATTGCCGTTATCTCCGCTTCAACGGTTTAGGATATTAAATTTTTTATCACTATACTACTATGCCCTCTACTTGTCAAGGGCTATTATAAAAAATTCCCTACGAACGTGTATTGTATTCCTACAAATACGCAACAGCAACTTTTTAATTACCCCTTGACTTAGTAGGAAAATGGTGGTATAACATTATACATACCAATTCCGTGGGTAAAAGGAGCCGGTTATGCAAAAACACTTTTTCAGACTTCTGCGGAATAACTTCCGTTTCGGACGAATGTGTTATCTGTTCTTCCTAGCAAAATAAATCATGGAACAGAAAGGAACACAACTATGTCTGATTACAAATTTGAAACGCTCCAACTCCATGTGGGCCAGGAGCACCCTGACCCTGCATCTGATGCCCGTGCGGTTCCCATCTACGCTACCACTTCTTATGTATTTCATAACAGTCAGCACGCAGCAGATCGCTTTGGTCTGGCTGATACAGGCAACATCTATGGCCGCCTGACCAATTCCACCCAAGGTGTTTTTGAACAGCGCATTTCCGCATTGGAGGGCGGTGTTGCCGGTCTGGCTGTCGCCTCTGGCGCCGCCGCGATCACCTATACCATTCAGGCGCTTGCAAAACAGGGAGAGCACATTGTAGCACAAAAGACCATCTACGGCGGCACCAGTAATCTGTTGGCCCACACCTTGCCACTCTACGGCATCAACTCCAGCTTTGTGGATGTCCACGACCTCGCCGCCGTGGAACATGCGATCCAGCCCAACACCAAGGCCATCTACATTGAGACCCTGGGCAACCCCAACAGTGATATTCCTGACATTGACGCCATTGCTGACATTGCTCACAAATATGGACTGCCGCTGGTAATCGATAATACATTCGGCACCCCCTATCTGATCCGTCCCATTGAACACGGCGCTGACATTGTGATCCACTCCGCCACCAAGTTCATTGGCGGCCACGGTACGACCCTGGGCGGTATCATTGTGGACGGCGGCAGCTTTGATTGGGCGGCAAGCGGAAAATACCCCTGGATCAGCGCAGCGAATCCCAGCTACCATGGCGTAAAGTTTACAGAGGCTGCGGGAAAGGCCGCTTTTGTTACCTATATCCGCGCAATCCTGCTGCGGGACGAGGGTGCCTGCATCAGTCCCTTTGCGGCTTTTCTGCTGCTTCAGGGTACGGAAACCCTGAGTCTCCGGCTGGAACGTCATGTGGAGAACGCAAAGAAAGTGGTGAAATACCTGACTTCCCATCCCCAGGTGGAAAAAGTCAATCATCCTTCTCTGCCGGAACATCCGGATCACGCGCTGTACGAAAAGTATTTTCCGAACGGCGGCGCTTCCATTTTTACATTCCAAATCAAGGGCGGACGGGAGGATGCCTTCCGGTTTATTGACAATTTGAAGATTTTCTCTTTGCTGGCCAATGTAGCGGACGTCAAAAGTTTGGTGATTCATCCAGCTTCCACCACACACAGCCAGCTTACGGAGGAGGAACTGGAGAACGTGGGAATTTACCAGAATACCATCCGTCTTTCCATCGGCACAGAGCACATTGATGACATTATCGCAGATCTGGAGCAGGCGTTCCAGCGTGTCAAGGAGGTATGACCATGGCAAACATTTATACTTCTGCTGACCAGTTCATCGGCAAGACGCCTTTGCTGGAGCTTACCCATATTGAAAGATCCGAGGGCCTGGAAGCCAGGATCTTGGCAAAGCTGGAATACCTCAACCCCGCCGGATCTGTTAAGGATCGTATTGCGAAAGCCATGATCGATGATGCCGAAGCGAAGGGAGCGCTGAATACCCGGTCAGTTATTATTGAACCTACCTCCGGCAACACGGGAATTGGCCTGGCATCTGTTGCCGCGGCAAGGGGCTACCGCATCATCCTTGTCATGCCCGACACCATGAGCGTGGAGCGCCGCCAGCTGATGAAGGCGTATGGCGCGGAGCTGGTGCTCACCGAGGGGGTGAAGGGAATGAAGGGAGCCATTGCCAAAGCAGAGGAGCTGGCAAAGGAAATTCCGGACAGCTTTATTCCCGGCCAATTCGTCAACCCGGCAAACCCCGCCGCGCACCGCGCCACTACTGGCCCGGAGATCTGGGCAGATACCGACGGCGAGGTGGATATCTTTGTTGCCGGTGTGGGTACGGGCGGCACCATTACCGGTGTGGGCGAATATCTCAAGAGTCGGAACCCCGCTGTCAAGGTGGCAGCGGTGGAGCCGGCGGCCTCTCCGGTCCTTTCTCAGGGAGTGGCCGGAGCCCACAAGATCCAGGGCATCGGCGCAGGCTTTGTGCCAGACAACCTGAACACCGAGATCTATGATGAAGTCCTGGCAGTGTCCAATGAGGATGCCTTTGAATATGGCAGACGTGTGGGACAGCAGGAGGGAGTGCTGGTGGGCATCTCGT
This window of the Lawsonibacter asaccharolyticus genome carries:
- a CDS encoding anthranilate phosphoribosyltransferase; its protein translation is MIKEAIVKIVNKGDLTYEEAYTVMNEIMGGETTPTQNAAFLAALSTKSARAETTDEIAGCAAAMRGHAIKVETGMELFEIVGTGGDNAGSFNISTTAALVAAAGA
- a CDS encoding cysteine synthase A; this translates as MANIYTSADQFIGKTPLLELTHIERSEGLEARILAKLEYLNPAGSVKDRIAKAMIDDAEAKGALNTRSVIIEPTSGNTGIGLASVAAARGYRIILVMPDTMSVERRQLMKAYGAELVLTEGVKGMKGAIAKAEELAKEIPDSFIPGQFVNPANPAAHRATTGPEIWADTDGEVDIFVAGVGTGGTITGVGEYLKSRNPAVKVAAVEPAASPVLSQGVAGAHKIQGIGAGFVPDNLNTEIYDEVLAVSNEDAFEYGRRVGQQEGVLVGISSGAAVWAAVELAKRPENKGKTIVALLPDTGDRYLSTPMFADERPRSIL
- a CDS encoding anthranilate/para-aminobenzoate synthase — translated: MEVQTMQIVPTLEKVQEIDSARRYRVLPVSCEILSDFTTPIEAMRILKQVSTHCYMLESAASHETWGRYTFLGFDPSLEITCRNGEMRAGCLHFPTADPSAYLRQVLEEHKSPRFDHLPPFTGGLVGYFSYDYLGYSEPSVRAEVEDSEEFRDLDLMLFDKVIAFDHLRQKLILMVNMSLDEPETSYNKAVLELRQLVELLRTGAKKQDRAGRLLGPVTPLFGREDFCRMVEQAKVHIREGDIFQIVLSNCLSAPFEGSLFNTYRVLRTLNPSPYMFYFSGTDVEVAGASPETLVKLENGVLHTFPLAGTRPRGKTPEEDQVLETELLSDEKELAEHNMLVDLGRNDLGKISRFGTVQVEKFHTIERFSHVMHIGSTVRGELREDKDALDAIEAVLPAGTLSGAPKLRACQLIAELENNKRGIYGGAIGYIDFTGNMDTCIAIRIAYQKNGRVFVRSGAGIVADSVPEQEFEECMNKARASLRALELAQEAEL
- a CDS encoding O-acetylhomoserine/O-acetylserine sulfhydrylase, whose translation is MSDYKFETLQLHVGQEHPDPASDARAVPIYATTSYVFHNSQHAADRFGLADTGNIYGRLTNSTQGVFEQRISALEGGVAGLAVASGAAAITYTIQALAKQGEHIVAQKTIYGGTSNLLAHTLPLYGINSSFVDVHDLAAVEHAIQPNTKAIYIETLGNPNSDIPDIDAIADIAHKYGLPLVIDNTFGTPYLIRPIEHGADIVIHSATKFIGGHGTTLGGIIVDGGSFDWAASGKYPWISAANPSYHGVKFTEAAGKAAFVTYIRAILLRDEGACISPFAAFLLLQGTETLSLRLERHVENAKKVVKYLTSHPQVEKVNHPSLPEHPDHALYEKYFPNGGASIFTFQIKGGREDAFRFIDNLKIFSLLANVADVKSLVIHPASTTHSQLTEEELENVGIYQNTIRLSIGTEHIDDIIADLEQAFQRVKEV
- a CDS encoding indole-3-glycerol phosphate synthase, which produces MAASKSSVPLEELRLQALSLLKGDFGFEKALRKDGLSFICECKRASPSKGLIAPEYPYLQIALDYEAAGADCISVLTEPKWFLGSGRHLQEIARTASIPCLRKDFTVDEYMIYEAKVLGASAVLLICAILTERQIREYLHTCDELGLSALVEVHNEAEAETALRAGARIIGVNNRSLKDFSVDPDNSRRLRALIPARCCLFPKAASAAPETSQCSESWERTES
- a CDS encoding tryptophan synthase beta chain, whose protein sequence is MKELLDPNIQAVGVFVNETAETVARLLNRGVIDLAQLHGSEGGDYVDRLRMLTPKPIIQAFRIATVQDVLRAEASAADHICWMPVRVREPFLTGVCSGSSGGPISWPAGWGRIMWKGRWSGFTPMRWMSAPVLRRMGQGSGKNGGLCGRSQKGSESMTNPKGRFGVHGGQYIPETLMNAVIELEAAYDHYKNGRSFQPGAHRAFE
- a CDS encoding anthranilate/para-aminobenzoate synthase; protein product: MILLIDNYDSFSYNLYQLVGEFEPNIWIIRNDEMTAEEIRALQPERIILSPGPGRPEDAGITMEVVTALGHEIPILGVCLGHQAICAAFGASITYAKALMHGKQSQVRFDLDCPLFRGCPETALVGRYHSLAADAETLPECLKITARTEDGEVMAVQHRAYPIYGVQFHPESILTPDGKTMLQNFIKEM
- a CDS encoding anthranilate phosphoribosyltransferase, translating into MLINLGIKRGMVVYGQDKLDEISLSAPTTICEIRDGWFKSSVITPEDFGFDRCTKEELKGGTPEENAAITQTILSGGRGAKRNAVLLNAGAALYIGGKADSMKDGVALAAELIDTGKAAAVLEQLIAVSNGRRWRHDHTGPAGRPCPGAGGGVQELCPSGGAASAGPFSPQRRFWV
- a CDS encoding anthranilate phosphoribosyltransferase: MAKHGNRAASSLCGTADCLEALGVNIHQSPEKCVELLRDVGMCFFFAQDYHTSMKYVGAIRKELGFRTVFNILGPLTNPGTPVRQLLGSMTTIWWSPWLRCSSIWGSSGAWWYTDRTSWTRSP